ATCAGCAGCAGTTGCCACCCCCACCCTTCAAGAGATGTTGACAGCTGTCCAAACGTCAACTGCTGGCGAGAGATCGACGACAGCGTCCGTCTCCATACCTGTTGTAACGTCAGCAGCAACTGCCATCTCCACCCTTGGTGAGACATCGAGAAGAGCTGCTCCCCCCTCCACCCTTGGGGACATGTCGACAGCAGCTCCCATATCCTCATCTGCTGCGGCATCTGCCACCTCCAACCTCGGTGAGACATTGACAGTTGCTCAAAGCTCAACTACCGGTTCGATGTCAACAGCCTCTACTCCTAACACAATCTTCTCCCCATCTTTAACTCTTCTGCACCTTCAGTGGCTATCACTCATATGTCTCACTCAGGCTATTGTAATATTCAAGACTTCTCGAGTATTTATATAATTGTATTAAATAACTTGCATGAGTTTGAATTCAGTTTGTGTTATCAGGGAGCTGAGGTACAATCCATTTAAACTTTGTCTTGAAAATTGAGGAGTCAAGAGAAatccttttaaaaacacacaatcgTTTGATGGTGAACCTCATGTTCTCACAAGCTCCTCTGTGGGCCATATATACCAGAGTTGTTGTACATCTTTGCATAATTTCACAGCAGTGATCTGGTGATAAGTAGCCTGTAGACATAAAGGTATATGTTTTTTCATCTTGCATTGTCAACAGCAACTGCCACCTCCACCCTCTGTAAGACGTCGATAACGGCTGCTCCCATGTCCACCCTTGGTGCGGTACCAACAACAGCTGCTCCCACCTCCACCCTTGGAGAGACATCAACAGTTGCCCAAAAGTCGACTGCTGGTGAGACATTGACAATTCCCATCACCACACTTGATACTTCAGCCGCCTCCACCCTCGATGAGAGGTTGGCAACAGATGCTGCGACTTCAACACTTAGTGAGACGTCCGCAACAGCCACTTCTgcctccacccccacccttcgAGAGATAACAGTGGCAACAGGTGCTGCGGCTTCCAGCCCTGGAGAGACAAGAGCAACAACAGCTGTGGCCTCCACCCTCAATGAGGAGACGACTTCAGCAACAGCCGCTTCCACCTCCACTCTCGGAGAGACAATGTTGGCAACAGCTGCTGTGGCCTCTACCCCTGGAGAGACAACATCGGCAACAGCCGTTACTGCCTCCAGCCCTGGAGAGTCTGTGTCAGCAACAGGTGCTACTGCCTCCACCCTTGGAGAGATGACATCGGCAACAGCTGCTGTGGGCTCCACCCTCAGTGAGACGGTGGCAACAGCCACTCCCGCTTCTACCCTCGGACAGGAGATGACTGCAACAGCCGCTTCTGCCTCCACCCTCGGAGAGACCACAATGGCAACAGCCGCTTCCGCCTCCACCCTCGGAGAGACGGCATCGGCAACAGCTGCTCCTGCCTCCACCCCCGGAGAGACCACAACAGCAACAGCCACTCCTGCCACCACCCTCAGAGAGGAGACAACGATGTCAACAGCCGCTTCCGCCTCCActctcagtgagacagtgactACAGCCGCTGCTGCCTCCACCTCCGGTGAGATGACCTCAGCAACAGCCGCTCCTGCCTCCACCATCAGAGAGATGACATCGGCAACAGCTGCTGTGGCCTCTACCCCTGGAGAGaccacaacagcaacagcagctgtGGCCTCCACCCCTGGGGGGACAACATCGGCAGCAGCCGTTACTGCCTCCACCCCTGGAGAGACAACATCGGTAACAGCCATTACTGCCTCCACCCTCGGAGAAATGACATCGGCAACAGCTGCTCCTGCCTCAGCAACAGCAACTGTGGTCTCCACCCTCCCTGAGACGGTGGCAACAGCCGCTTCTGCTTCCACCTCTGGAGAGACGACTTCAGCAACAGCCCCTCCTGCCTCCACCCTCAGAGAGGAGACAACGATGGCAACAGCTGCTTCCGCCTCAACCCTCGGAGAGACGACATTGACAACAGCCACTCCTGCCTCCACTCCTGGAGAGACAACTTCAGCAACAGCCACTCCTGCCTCCAccctcagagaggaaacaaCGATGGCAACAGCTGCTTCTGCCTCCACCCTCGGAGAGATGACATCGGCAACAGCTGCTGTGGCCTTTACCCCTGGAGAGACAACTTCAGCAACAGCCATTACTATCTCCACTCTCGGAGAGATGACCGGAACAGCCGCTTCTGCCTCCActctcagtgagacagtggCGACAGCCGCTGCTGCTTCCACCTCCGGTGAGATGACATCAGCAACAGCCGCTCCTGCCTCCACCATCAGAGAGACGACGTTGGCAACAGCTGCTGTGGCCTCTACCCCTGGAGAGaccacaacagcaacagcagctgtGGCCTCCACCCCTGGAGAGACAACATCGGCAGCAGCCGTTACTGCCTCCACCCCTGGAGAGACAACATTGGTAACAGCCACTCCTGCCCCCACCCTCAGAGAGGAGACAACGATGGCAACAGCTGCTTCCGCCTCCACCCTCGGAGAGATGACATCGGCAACAGCTGCTGTGGGCTCCACCCTCAGTGAGACGGTGGCAACAGCCACTCCCGCCTCTACCCTCAGACAGGAGATGACTGCAACAGCCGCTTCTGCCTCCACCCTCGGAGAGACCACAATGGCAACAGCCGCTTCCGCCTCCACCCTCGGAGAGATGACATCGGTAACAGCTGCTGTGGCCTCTACCCCTGGAGAGACAACATTGGCAACAGCCATTACTGCCTCCACCCTGGGAGAGACGACAGCAACAGCAGCTGTGGTCTCCACCCTCCCTGAGACAGTGGCAACAGCCGCTTCTGCTTCCACCTCTGGAGAGACGACTTCAGCAACAGCCGCTCCTGCCTCCACCATCAGAGAGACGACGTTGGCAACAGCTGCTATGGCCTCTACCCCTGGAGagaccacaacaacaacagctgctTCCGCCTCCACCCTCGGAGAGACAACATCGGTAACAGCCATTACTGCCTCCACCCTCGGAGAGATGACAGCAACAGCAGCTGTGACGTCCACCCTCAGTGAGACAGTGGCAACAGCCACTTCTGCTTCCACCTCTGGAGAGATGACTTCAGCAACAGCCACTCCTGCCTCCACCCTCAGAGAGGAGACAACGATGGCAACAGCTGCTTCCACCTCCACCCTCGGAGAGACAACGCCGGCAGCAGCTGTTACTGCCTCCACCCCTGGAGAGACAACATCGGTAACAGCCACTCCTGCCTCCACCCTCGGAGAGATGACAGCAACAGCAGCTGTGATGTCCACGCTCAGTGAGACAGTGGCAACAGCCACTTCTGCTTCCACCTCTGGAGAGATGACTTCAGCAACAGCCACTCCTGCCTCCACCCTCAGAGAGGAGACAACGATGGCAACAGCTGCTTCCACCTCCACCCTCGGAGAGATGACATCGGCAACAGCTGCTGTGGGCTCCACCCTCAGTGAGACGGTGGCAACAGCCACTCCCGCCTCTACCCTCGGACAGGAGATGACTGCAACAGCCGCTTCTGCCTCCACCCTCGGAGAGACCACAATGGCAACAGCCGCTTCCGCCTCCACCCTCGGAGAGATGACATCGGTAACAGCTGCTGTGGCCTCTACCCCTGGAGAGACAACATTGGCAACAGCCATTACTGCCTCCACCCTGGGAGAGACGACAGCAACAGCAGCTGTGGTCTCCACCCTCCCTGAGACAGTGGCAACAGCCGCTTCTGCTTCCACCTCTGGAGAGACGACTTCAGCAACAGCCGCTCCTGCCTCCACCATCAGAGAGACGACGTTGGCAACAGCTGCTATGGCCTCTACCCCTGGAGAGaccacaacagcaacagctgCTTCCGCCTCCACCCTCGGAGAGACAACATCGGTAACAGCCATTACTGCCTCCACCCTCGGAGAGATGACAGCAACAGCAGCTGTGACGTCCACCCTCAGTGAGACAGTGGCAACAGCCACTTCTGCTTCCACCTCTGGAGAGACGACTTCAGCAACAGCCACTCCTGCCTCCACCCTCAGAGAGGAGACAACGATGGCAACAGCTGCTTCCACCTCCACCCTCGGAGAGACAACGCCGGCAGCAGCTGTTACTGCCTCCACCCCTGGAGAGACAACATCGGTAACAGCCACTCCTGCCTCCACCCTCG
This sequence is a window from Chanos chanos chromosome 12, fChaCha1.1, whole genome shotgun sequence. Protein-coding genes within it:
- the LOC115824743 gene encoding mucin-19-like yields the protein MTTPVSVTRINPRTPMITTAAASTTYQPATSTATGNIKAATSTTDGLTTITTPSTDGIRAPTTSPAATSIAQTSTLAAATSDATSTVSPNTSPVGTTSAPTTTSLVKTSTALVTSLPHVTTTAILTSTSMPTASTFNLAMSTASQTSSGAILGETSTAIQVSIAGETSTAAPTSSPGVTLTGTTALNLFETAVQMSTAGETLTVAPISTPVAASAAVATPTLQEMLTAVQTSTAGERSTTASVSIPVVTSAATAISTLGETSRRAAPPSTLGDMSTAAPISSSAAASATSNLATATSTLCKTSITAAPMSTLGAVPTTAAPTSTLGETSTVAQKSTAGETLTIPITTLDTSAASTLDERLATDAATSTLSETSATATSASTPTLREITVATGAAASSPGETRATTAVASTLNEETTSATAASTSTLGETMLATAAVASTPGETTSATAVTASSPGESVSATGATASTLGEMTSATAAVGSTLSETVATATPASTLGQEMTATAASASTLGETTMATAASASTLGETASATAAPASTPGETTTATATPATTLREETTMSTAASASTLSETVTTAAAASTSGEMTSATAAPASTIREMTSATAAVASTPGETTTATAAVASTPGGTTSAAAVTASTPGETTSVTAITASTLGEMTSATAAPASATATVVSTLPETVATAASASTSGETTSATAPPASTLREETTMATAASASTLGETTLTTATPASTPGETTSATATPASTLREETTMATAASASTLGEMTSATAAVAFTPGETTSATAITISTLGEMTGTAASASTLSETVATAAAASTSGEMTSATAAPASTIRETTLATAAVASTPGETTTATAAVASTPGETTSAAAVTASTPGETTLVTATPAPTLREETTMATAASASTLGEMTSATAAVGSTLSETVATATPASTLRQEMTATAASASTLGETTMATAASASTLGEMTSVTAAVASTPGETTLATAITASTLGETTATAAVVSTLPETVATAASASTSGETTSATAAPASTIRETTLATAAMASTPGETTTTTAASASTLGETTSVTAITASTLGEMTATAAVTSTLSETVATATSASTSGEMTSATATPASTLREETTMATAASTSTLGETTPAAAVTASTPGETTSVTATPASTLGEMTATAAVMSTLSETVATATSASTSGEMTSATATPASTLREETTMATAASTSTLGEMTSATAAVGSTLSETVATATPASTLGQEMTATAASASTLGETTMATAASASTLGEMTSVTAAVASTPGETTLATAITASTLGETTATAAVVSTLPETVATAASASTSGETTSATAAPASTIRETTLATAAMASTPGETTTATAASASTLGETTSVTAITASTLGEMTATAAVTSTLSETVATATSASTSGETTSATATPASTLREETTMATAASTSTLGETTPAAAVTASTPGETTSVTATPASTLGEMTATAAVTSTLSETVATATSASTSGETTSATATPASTLREETTMATAASTSTLGETTPAAAVTASTPGETTSVTATPASTLGEMTATAAVTSTLSETVATATSASTSGETTSATATPASTLREETTMATAASTSTLGETTPAAAVTASTPGETTWVTATPASTLREDTTMATAASASTLGETTSATATPASTIREEMITAASASTLGETTLATAAVASTPGETTTATAASASTLREETTMATAASASTLGEMTSATAAVAFTPGETTSATAITISTLGETTGTAITASTLGEMTATAAVASTLSETVATAAPASTSGETTSATATPASTIREEMTTAASASTPGETTLATAAPASTLGETTATATVVSTLPETVATAASASTSGETTSATATPASTLREETTMATAASASTLGETTSATAAPSSTPGETISATAAVASTPGETTATAGATSSFGETPATDATASTFSPTSATAASASTF